A region of Paenibacillus thiaminolyticus DNA encodes the following proteins:
- a CDS encoding YqhG family protein, which produces MMNTEQVRDYVLRYLEATDCHILEKSPAHVTVKLSERADRVLTNRPYYWGFIDRTGAEAETMRFTFVFDPAAMPPEPPRAVSYGSAPAPAAPGPAEPAGGTGPLAAAGAAPQAAPGESVLGRYFGVAPAFTGGGGGPGRIPRDDVTYGSKRLEQIMQAAHTEGRFIQLFVEPPAAGPVRGGRGVKQSAPYESWLLLNFKLEFACDLKREEIHSYGISLVSGKMRLDYMEEVLQMDVTPKLPPHVHVLPWRLTLHAALSYVEEHLAEVISRHDDAWAREARVRLEEELSRLASYYEPLIREAGQQPGRMRQQEAPAPPSNGEDGEEEARSMTIEEQYEVRQQELRWQFEPRIEVSLINAGLVHVPMLQ; this is translated from the coding sequence ATGATGAACACCGAGCAAGTGCGCGACTATGTCTTGCGCTATTTGGAGGCGACGGACTGCCATATTCTCGAGAAGTCGCCCGCCCATGTGACCGTGAAGCTGTCAGAGCGCGCCGATCGCGTGCTGACGAACCGCCCCTATTATTGGGGCTTCATCGATCGCACGGGAGCGGAGGCGGAGACGATGCGCTTCACGTTCGTGTTCGATCCCGCCGCGATGCCGCCGGAGCCGCCGCGCGCCGTCTCCTATGGGTCGGCGCCTGCGCCCGCAGCCCCCGGGCCGGCCGAGCCGGCTGGCGGGACCGGCCCGCTTGCAGCCGCCGGAGCCGCTCCGCAAGCGGCGCCCGGCGAGTCCGTGCTCGGGCGCTACTTCGGCGTGGCGCCTGCCTTCACCGGCGGCGGGGGCGGCCCCGGGCGCATCCCGCGCGACGACGTCACCTACGGGAGCAAGCGCCTTGAACAGATTATGCAGGCGGCCCATACCGAGGGGCGCTTCATTCAGCTCTTCGTGGAGCCGCCGGCCGCCGGCCCCGTTCGCGGAGGGCGCGGCGTGAAGCAATCCGCCCCGTACGAGTCATGGCTGCTGCTGAACTTCAAGCTGGAGTTCGCCTGCGATCTGAAGCGCGAGGAGATCCATTCCTACGGCATCTCGCTCGTCAGCGGGAAGATGCGCCTCGATTACATGGAGGAGGTGCTGCAGATGGACGTGACGCCGAAGCTGCCTCCCCATGTCCATGTTCTGCCATGGCGTCTAACGCTGCACGCGGCCTTATCCTATGTGGAGGAACATCTCGCGGAGGTCATCTCGCGCCATGACGACGCTTGGGCGCGGGAAGCGCGCGTCCGGCTGGAGGAAGAATTGAGCCGCCTCGCCTCCTACTATGAGCCGCTTATCCGCGAGGCGGGCCAACAGCCGGGCCGCATGCGCCAACAAGAGGCTCCCGCTCCGCCTTCGAACGGGGAGGATGGGGAGGAAGAGGCGCGGTCCATGACCATCGAGGAGCAATATGAGGTGCGCCAGCAGGAACTGCGGTGGCAGTTCGAGCCGCGCATCGAGGTAAGTCTTATTAACGCCGGGCTCGTTCATGTGCCCATGCTCCAATAG
- a CDS encoding phospholipid phosphatase, translating to MQKTPWWTRFASLITTAALTSLAAGGVTFAVLAASDSLYPLRGEQPPVTLPKAQSAYVEAEGALQGVYSLMLAAVRSGSDRHHPERSFAGSLQARSVQDIADRFKQQLAENEPFTDWSEARIETIPLGPGMHGWLVRVLSGQEQIGYMILASTEQGDIRLAEYGRGSAMPYQETTLHQALAHRLQVEDAASSASHDMLADVQPYFIDPLVTVWRLEWSSGAVEWLDAQSGEWLPPAFEPDRLAAPWSMDGQAVIVSAAAQPKDAAVASILLETVPGREENHVLAGGEGEDAVPAPSSYRDPFDPYHNILWMARQPQLRKPEAGAPADYKTKRWVYVQQRAGLDMKMPFAYLGMQRWEPAGEADDQGVSKYVIISSIDMEAMRWIPADDALAHGYFVPQS from the coding sequence ATGCAAAAAACGCCTTGGTGGACAAGGTTCGCCAGTCTGATAACGACGGCGGCGCTGACCTCGCTCGCCGCGGGAGGGGTCACCTTCGCAGTATTGGCAGCCTCGGATTCGCTGTATCCGCTTCGCGGCGAACAGCCCCCAGTGACCTTGCCGAAGGCCCAGTCCGCTTATGTGGAAGCGGAAGGAGCGCTACAAGGTGTCTATTCGCTGATGCTGGCAGCCGTGCGGAGCGGTTCGGATCGGCATCATCCGGAACGCAGCTTCGCCGGGAGCCTGCAGGCACGATCGGTGCAGGACATCGCGGATCGCTTCAAGCAGCAATTGGCGGAGAACGAACCGTTCACCGACTGGAGCGAGGCCCGGATAGAGACGATCCCCCTCGGTCCCGGCATGCACGGGTGGCTTGTTCGCGTCTTATCTGGGCAGGAACAGATTGGATATATGATTCTCGCATCGACCGAGCAGGGTGATATCCGGCTGGCGGAATACGGCCGCGGCAGCGCCATGCCGTACCAGGAGACCACGCTGCATCAAGCGCTCGCCCATCGGCTTCAGGTTGAAGATGCAGCCTCTTCGGCGAGCCATGACATGTTGGCGGATGTTCAGCCGTATTTCATCGACCCGCTGGTAACGGTGTGGCGTCTGGAATGGAGCAGCGGAGCGGTGGAATGGCTTGATGCGCAGAGCGGAGAATGGCTGCCACCTGCCTTCGAGCCGGATCGGCTGGCAGCGCCATGGAGCATGGATGGTCAGGCCGTCATAGTCTCCGCCGCGGCACAACCGAAGGATGCAGCCGTGGCCTCGATCCTGCTGGAGACCGTTCCCGGGCGCGAAGAGAACCACGTCCTGGCGGGCGGGGAAGGAGAAGATGCCGTTCCTGCACCGAGCTCCTACCGTGATCCGTTCGACCCGTATCACAATATTTTGTGGATGGCCCGGCAGCCGCAGCTTCGCAAGCCGGAAGCCGGTGCCCCTGCCGATTACAAGACGAAGCGATGGGTCTATGTGCAGCAGCGCGCCGGACTCGACATGAAGATGCCGTTCGCTTATCTCGGCATGCAGCGGTGGGAGCCCGCCGGAGAAGCGGACGATCAGGGTGTATCCAAGTACGTCATTATTTCCAGCATCGATATGGAAGCGATGCGCTGGATTCCGGCAGATGACGCGCTCGCTCACGGTTACTTCGTTCCGCAATCTTAA
- a CDS encoding YqzE family protein, with the protein MAKGQDLIKYITQRVVTYIDTPVEARRERRLARHNRMKEPWQTKWFGMVPFSMQMWAGKWRRAGQPLLRRATRLKLMRWRKRPRPPQDEKAHS; encoded by the coding sequence ATGGCCAAAGGTCAAGACCTGATCAAATATATTACGCAGCGGGTCGTCACTTATATCGACACACCCGTCGAGGCCCGGCGTGAACGCAGATTGGCGCGCCACAATCGCATGAAGGAGCCGTGGCAGACCAAATGGTTCGGCATGGTGCCGTTCAGCATGCAGATGTGGGCAGGGAAGTGGAGACGAGCGGGGCAGCCGCTCCTTCGCCGAGCGACTCGCCTGAAGCTGATGCGCTGGCGCAAAAGACCGCGGCCTCCCCAAGATGAAAAGGCACACTCCTGA